A region of Alosa alosa isolate M-15738 ecotype Scorff River chromosome 17, AALO_Geno_1.1, whole genome shotgun sequence DNA encodes the following proteins:
- the kcna1b gene encoding potassium voltage-gated channel subfamily A member 1 — translation MTVVAGDNMDEAATLPGHPQDTYPPDHEDHECCERVVINISGLRFETQLKTLAQFPETLLGNPKKRMRYFDPLRNEYFFDRNRPSFDAILYYYQSGGRLRRPVNVPLDMFSEEIKFYELGVEAMEKFREDEGFIREEERPLPENEFQRQIWLLFEHPESSGPARGIAIVSVMVILISIVIFCLETLPELKEDPKGRFQTIGNTTFFYKPNILTDPFFIVETLCIIWFSFELIVRFFACPSKAAYFKNMMNTIDLVSIIPYFITLGTELADDPGDIKAQEAKAGGEATSLAILRVIRLVRVFRIFKLSRHSKGLQILGQTLKASMRELGLLIFFLFIGVILFSSAVYFAEAEEKESYFTSIPDAFWWAVVSMTTVGYGDMYPVTIGGKIVGSLCAIAGVLTIALPVPVIVSNFNYFYHRETEGEEQAQLLNVSNPNIPSDSNSSRRSSSIVSKSEYMEIDEDINNSIDNFRDANLRTGNCTVANQNCVNRGKLLTDV, via the coding sequence ATGACCGTGGTGGCTGGAGATAACATGGACGAGGCGGCCACTCTCCCGGGGCACCCGCAGGACACGTACCCCCCGGACCACGAGGACCACGAATGCTGCGAGAGAGTCGTGATAAACATATCAGGACTGCGCTTCGAGACCCAGCTCAAGACCCTCGCACAGTTTCCGGAAACGCTTCTGGGCAACCCGAAGAAAAGAATGCGGTATTTTGATCCGTTACGAAACGAATATTTCTTTGACAGAAATCGGCCAAGTTTTGACGCTATTCTCTATTACTATCAGTCTGGGGGCAGACTAAGGAGACCCGTCAACGTACCCCTGGATATGTTTTCGGAGGAGATAAAGTTTTATGAACTTGGGGTTGAGGCCATGGAGAAATTCAGAGAGGATGAGGGGTTTATACGAGAGGAGGAGCGCCCACTTCCAGAGAATGAGTTTCAGCGCCAAATCTGGCTGCTTTTTGAACACCCTGAAAGTTCTGGGCCGGCACGGGGAATTGCTATTGTGTCGGTAATGGTCATTCTAATCTCCATTGTCATCTTTTGCTTGGAGACATTACCTGAACTGAAGGAGGACCCAAAGGGTAGATTCCAAACAATAGGGAACACCACCTTCTTCTACAAACCAAATATTCTCACCGACCCCTTCTTCATTGTGGAGACCCTGTGTATCATCTGGTTCTCGTTTGAACTGATTGTGCGCTTTTTTGCCTGTCCCAGCAAAGCAGCATACTTTAAAAATATGATGAATACCATAGATTTAGTGTCCATCATACCATATTTTATCACACTGGGCACGGAGCTGGCAGATGACCCAGGCGATATAAAAGCACAGGAGGCCAAAGCCGGCGGAGAGGCCACATCTCTAGCCATCCTCCGAGTTATCCGTCTAGTGAGGGTGTTCAGGATCTTCAAGCTGTCGAGACACTCCAAGGGGCTTCAGATATTGGGACAAACCTTGAAAGCCAGTATGCGAGAGCTGGGACTGCTTATATTCTTTCTGTTCATCGGCGTCATTTTGTTCTCCAGCGCGGTTTACTTTGCAGAGGCCGAGGAGAAGGAGTCCTATTTCACCAGCATCCCAGACGCATTCTGGTGGGCGGTGGTGTCAATGACCACTGTGGGCTATGGGGACATGTACCCCGTGACCATTGGTGGAAAGATTGTGGGCTCTCTGTGCGCTATTGCCGGCGTGCTGACCATCGCTCTGCCGGTGCCAGTCATCGTGTCCAACTTCAACTATTTCTACCACCGAGAGACTGAGGGAGAAGAGCAAGCTCAGCTCCTAAACGTGAGCAACCCCAACATCCCGTCCGACTCGAATTCGAGTCGACGCAGCTCGTCCATCGTCAGTAAGTCAGAATACATGGAAATAGACGAGGACATAAACAACAGCATCGACAATTTCCGAGATGCAAACCTCAGAACTGGTAACTGCACGGTTGCCAATCAGAACTGTGTGAACCGAGGAAAGCTCCTAACGGATGTGTAG